A segment of the Rhizobium sp. ZPR4 genome:
TAATCCTGGTCGCCATTCTGGGCGGTGATGACGGCCGGCGTCATGCCCGCCGTGCCGCGCATCAGGCCGGCGCTGAAAACGGCGCGGCCATTGTCGTCCGTCTTTGCGGTGCCAAGGATTTCGTTGTTCTTGGCAAGCAGCTGCAGCTGGATGCCGGCGAGCGGCTTAGCGCTGCCGAGCGAGCGGGCGAAAACATTCAGCCCGTCGGTGCCGGCATAGGTGGTGACGCCGATATCGGAAACGACGAACCACTGCGTCGCCTGCGGGTCCCACTCGTGGCCGCCGTTGGGCGCAACCGCGGTCAGCACATAGACGCCGGGCTTGCGCTGCGGCAGCGCCTCGTCGACCGGGAAGCTGGTTGCGACTTCCTTGTTGAGTTCCTGCTTGATCTCGATGGAACCCTGCCAGACCAGCTCGCCATTGGTGTCCTGGATGGTTTGGGCGCTGTAGCTGTCCACCTGCGTCAGGAACTGAGAGTTGTTCAGAAGCTGCGCGATATTGCGGTCGCCGATGCGGTAGAGCTTGAGATTGGCCGTGTTGGCATTGACTGAAACGATCGGGATGCCGCGACGCGCGGTCGAGGGCAGGACGAAATTGTCGCCGGTGAAGCGCAGCGAAGCGGCGCGATCCTTGACGTAGATGTCGACATTGACCTGCGAGGCGAGGTTTTCATCCACCGAGGAGGGCAGGCCGGCGCGCAGGGAAATGCGGTAGTGCTGGCCGAATTCCAGGCCTTCGACGCAGATCTGGTTGTCCTTGGCGTCGACACCCTTCGGCGCGGCGCCGTTGAGGGTGACGAAGGGCGTATAGTCGACGCCGCTCTTCACCAGCTTTTCGGAGAACTGTACGCAGGCGCGCGGCGAGGCATTGTCGTTGTCGAGCGTGTTGCCGGTAACACGGAAGCCCTGACGGGCCAGGAGATCGTTATAGGCTGCCTGGACGGCGGCGGAGCTGACGAGGTTGAGACTCGCCTTGTAGGCGCTGAGCGCCGGACGATAGTTCTGCGCGTTCTTCAGTGCTTCGGCAAGCACGGCCAGAGCATCGGCACGGCTGCTCGTCGTGCGGGTCAGCTGATAGCCGTTAAGCGCGGCATAGGCGGCCCTCGTGGCGACGGAGGTATCGTTCGTGATCGTATTGGCGGCGCGCGCCATCTCGACCCACAGGTCGCCATTGTCGGGGCTCAGCGAGAGCGCACCCTGGAAGGCATTCAGTGCATTGTTGACATTGCCCGAGGTCAGCTCGATGCGGCCGAGCGCGATCAGGCTTTCGACGCCCTGGCCCTTCAGCTCATTGCCAAGTGTCAGCGTGTTCTTTGCATCGCGCGCGCTCTGGACGAAATTGTCGGAGAGGAAGGAAAGGGCAGGGGCTGCGCCGATATCCGGCTCGCTGGTGGCCACCGTCTCGACGATCTTGCCGGCGATCGCGCCGGGGAAATTGTTGAGCTGGTTGAAGTCCGACTTCATGAAGCACCACTTCACCTTGGGATTGTAGGTGAAGGCCTTGCAGGATTTGTCGCCGATGCAGGAGGCGGAGCACTGGTCCAGCGTCACGTTCTGCTCTGTGCGCAGATCGAAGCCGAAGTAATCGCCATCCTTCGTGGTGACCACCTGGCGCTTTACGTCAGCCGCGACCGAAGGGGTCAGAGATGCGAAAGTGGCGAGAAGAAAAGCAGAGAAGCCGATAAACGCGCGCTTAGACATAAGTCCTCCCAACGCTGCCCGTTTTTGATGGCGGCAATCTTCAAATTTCGGACCCGTTTGTCAACCGAGCGTCGAGCGGCGGCGTGCGCTTTGCGCCTATGACGATTTGTCTACGCGCTTGAAAGAGGCTGCAAATCAGGCGATTCGCATGTTTGGTTGCGTCTCGGCGAGGCTTCACTTTTCTTTTCAGTCCCAAAAAGACACCGGCCTTGATGGCCGGTGTCTTTGCCTGGGCAGGAAAGGCAGCCCGTTTGTCATATATTCGTCATGGCAAGAGAGGCATCCGTATACCGTTTGCCGGCAACAGTTTCCGGTGAGATGATGTCACCGAGTTCCTTCACTTCCTTCGGCGACAGCACAATATCGGCAGCCGACGAATTCTGCTCGAGATGGTGCAGCTTGCGCGCCCCGGGGATCGGCACGATGTCGTCGCCCTGATGCAGCACCCATGCGAGCGCCAGTTGTGCGGCCGTCACGCCCTTTTCCTCGGCAAGCGTCTGAAGTCTCGCGACGAGGACCGCGTTGGCGTCAAAATTCTCGCTCTGGAAGCGCGGCAGCGAGCGGCGGAAATCGTCGTCGGCGAGATCGCCAGTCTGGCGGATCGCACCCGTCAGGAAGCCACGGCCGAGCGGGCTGTAGGGCACGAAGCCGATGCCGAGCTCGCGGCAGGTGGCAAGCACATCCTCTTCCGGATCGCGGCTCCAGAGCGAGTATTCGCTCTGGAGGGCAGCGATCGGATGCACCGCATGGGCGCGGCGTATGGTGGCGGAGCCGGCCTCGGACAAGCCGAGCGCCCGCACCTTGCCCTCTTTCACCAGCTCCGCCATGGCGCCGACCGTATCTTCGATCGGCACGTTCGGATCGACGCGATGCTGATAGAAGAGGTCGATGACATCGGTGCCGAGCCGCTTCAGTGAAGCCTCGGCGACTTGCCTGACATGTTCGGGCCGACTGTCGACGCCGATCATGGCAGCCGGGCCTGATTTCGTGTGATCGAGCTTGAAACCGAATTTCGTGGCGATGACTACGCGGTCGCGAACGGGCTTCAGCGTGCGGCCGAGCAGCTCCTCGTTGGTGAAGGGGCCATAGACTTCAGCTGTGTCGAAGAAAGTGACGCCGAGATCGACGGCGCGATGGAGCGTCTTGACGGATTCGGCTTCGTCGGCGGCGCCATAGGCAAAGCTCATGCCCATGCAGCCGAGCCCAACGGCGGAAACGGTGAGATCCTTACCAAGCCTGCAGGTTTTCATGGTGTGTTCCTTTTGAGACGTATGAGAGCGGCAGTGGTCGATGCCTGCTGCCTACACGCTCAAATTAGGGTCCGACATAATGAATGAAAATCCATGCAAATCCTAATAGGTTGTTCTATAATTTAGATCAATGAACAGAACTCAGCTCTCCCAGCTCGCGGTATTCGCCGCCGTCGCCGCCCATCGCAGTTTCCGTGCTGCCGGCAAGGAACTGTCGATCGCACCGTCTGCGGTCAGCCATGCCGTTTCCAGCCTCGAGGAAAGCCTTGGCGTGCGGCTGCTCGCCCGCACCACGCGCAGCGTGCTCCCGACGGAGGAAGGTCAGGCGCTGCTTCAAAGGCTGGCGCCGGCCCTGGAGGAAATCGATATCGCATTGGAGGATACGCTTGCGACGCGAGGCCGCCCGGCGGGGACGCTGCGCATCACCGCCCCGCGCTTTGCTTCCGATCTCCTCATGGCGCCGAGGCTTGGAGATTTCCTCAACACCTACCCGGACATCACGCTGGAGATCGCCAACGAGGATGGCTTCAGCAACATCGTCAAGGACGGCTACGATGCCGGCATCCGTCTGGCGGAAAGCATCGAAGGCGACATGATCGCGGTGAAGGTCTCGCCTGACATCCGCACCGTCATTGCCGGCTCCCCCGCCTATTTCGAGAAGAATCCCAAGCCGCAGCATCCGCGCGATCTCGTGCATCATCGTTGCATCAAGCGGCGTTTCACCGATGGTTCGCTCTATCGTTGGGAGTTCGAGAAGGATGGCCGCGAGCTGGTCATTGCCATCGATGGCCCTCTGATCGTCATCGAGGACCGGCTGGGCGTCCTAGCCGCGCTGAATGGCGCCGGCCTCGCCTATCTCTTCGATATTCGTGTGCAGCAGGAGCTGGCCGAGGGCAAGCTCATCCGTGTTCTGGAGGATTGGTGCCCGCCCTATCCCGGCTTCTGCATCTATTACCCAAGCCGCCGCCAGATGCGCCCGGCGCTCAGAGCCTTCATAGATTTCTTCAAATACACAGGGCCTTAGAGCGCTCGAAATTGCTTTGGAACGAGCAATGCGCGGCTGCTGACAGAATTCGGGTGGCGATGATGCGATAACTCGTCTCGACTGATCGGATGATTTCAGAAGGGGATTGCAGCGATGAGAAAACCGGGATCGATGAAGGGGCTCGAGGATCTCGGCCGCGTCAGACTGTCGAAGAACTTCTTCTTTCGCGATTTCCTGCATTCGGAAATCGCTGATTTCTATCGCATCCCCAATATTCCGGAAGACCCGGATCTGGCGATCGAGACGGGCCGCAGGCTCTGCGAGGAATTGCTGGAGCCGCTGGAAGCGACCTTTGGCCGGCTACATATCCGCTCCGGCTATCGCTCTCCCGAGGTCAACGCTTTCGGCAACAGGAACGGGCTGAATTGCTCGACCAACCCGCACACCGCCGCGCATCACATCTGGGACATGCGCGATCTCGATGGCTGCATGGGGGCTGCCGTCTGCATCGTCGTGCCTTGGCTCATCGATCATCATAACCATGAGGGCGATTGGCAGAAGCTCGCCTGGTGGATCCACGATCATCTGCCCTATGCGTCGCTCTGCTTCTTCCCGAAGCTGTGGGCCTTCAACATCCAGTGGCACGAGCGGCCGATGCGAACGATCCAGAGCTATGTCAGCCCACGCGGCATGCTGACCAAGCGGGGCATGGCGAACTGGGAGGGCGATCATTCCGCCCACTATGAGGGCTTTCCGAAACTCAGATAATGACACGATAGCGGATATGCCCGTCGCTCTCGACATAGGTGTCGTAGAGTTTGCGGGCGGTCGCATTGCCTTCTTCGGTGTGCCAGTAAAGACGCGCCCAGCCGTTCTTCTTGCAGAGCGCGACGAGATCGTTGAGCAGCGCCCGGCCGACACCACGGCCTCGGGCACTTTCGTCGACGAACAGGTCTTCCAGATAGCAGTCCGGCGCGCGCACCCAGGTGCCCTCATGCGTGATGCAGAGCGTGAAGCCCTTCACCTCGCCACCGACTTCGGCCACGCGCATGAAGATGGCCGACGCCGGATCGAAGACCCGGCGCCAGGTCGCATCGGTGATGTCGGGCGCGATGGTGACGCCGTAGAAGGCCAGGTATCCGTCCCAAAGCGCACGCCAGCGCGCTTCGTCTTCGGGCCTGGCGTCTCGGATCGTCACGGTCATCGGTCTGCCTCTATCTATTCACCAGCTGCGTCGAGCAGGCGCATGGCATCATCGGAAAGCGAAAGCTTCGCCGAATTGATTAGCGCGTCGAGCTGGCTGAGGCTAGTCGCGCTGGCGATCGGGGCGGTGACGCCGCGCTTGCGCAGCAGCCAGGCAAGCGCGATCTCGGCGGGCTTTGCGCCGGTTTCGGCCGCGACCTTGTCGAGCGCTGCGAGGATGCGCAGGCCCTTGTCGTCGAGATAGGCGGCAACCCGGTTCTCGCGCGCCCGTCCCTCCGTATCCGCCTTGGTCCGATACTTGCCGGTGAGGAAGCCGGCGGCGAGGCTGAAATAGGTGATGACGCCGATGTCTTCCTTGACGCAGAGATCCGCCAGCGGTCCCTCGAAGCTGTCGCGGGCATAGAGGTTATATTCGGGCTGCAGCACGTCATAGTGCGGCAGGCCGGCCTTGGCGGCGGCATCGAGCGAGGCTTGAAGCTGCGTCGCATCGAGGTTCGAGCAGCCGACATGGCGGATCTTGCCCTGTTCCTTCAGCTTGGCATAGGCGGCAAGCGATTCCTCATGTGGTGTTTCAGGATCCGGCCAGTGTGAGAGGTAAAGGTCGATATGGTCGGTCTGCAGCCGCTTCAGCGAAGCTTCGGCCGCCTCGATGATATAGTCTGCCTTGAGGCCTTTCTTGCCAGGCCCCATGTCCGATCCGACCTTGGTGATGATGACGGCCTTGTCGCGGGAAACGCGGCCCTGCTTCAGCCATTTGCCGATGATCTCTTCGGAATCGCCGCCCTTGTTGCCGGGAACCCAGCGCGAATAGACATCGGCCGTGTCGATCGTATTGAAGCCGGCGTCGAAGAAGGCGTCGAGCAGTGCGTAGGAGGTTTTCTCATCGGCCGTCCAGCCGAAGACGTTGCCGCCGAAAACGATCGGGGCGACAAACAGATCGGTTCGTCCAAGCTTGCGCATGTCCATGATATCTCTCCAAATCACTTGAGGGGCAGGCCGGCGAGCGGGGGCCGGCACGAAGGGACAAGGCAAGGCTATCGGCGTTTCGCCCCAAAGGCCACTAACGATTTCTTTATTCGGCCGTCGAGCGCCGATAGTGGCTGGGCGGCAGCGTGTTGTATTTCGACCAGACGCGCCGCATGTGCCGAGGCGATGCGAAGCCGGATTTTTCCGCTACGCGCTCCATGTCCAGCCGTGAATTGGCAAGGACGTCGCGCGCCAGCGTCACACGCATCAGATTGATATAGGCCGTCACCGACAGGCCGGCATGTTCCTGAAACAGCCGCGAAATATGCCGCGCACTCATCGCGCCGATGCCCGCAAGCTCGGCAAGCGACCAGCCATGGGCCGGATCGGCCATGATCGCATCCTGAACGCGATGGATGGCGGGGTGAACATGGTTGCGGCCGCTGAGCCAGGGGGAAAGCTGCGGCTCGGCACCCGTCCTTCGCATATAGACGACCATGTGGCGGGCAATGGTCAGCGCCGTCACCGGCGAGGTGAGCTTGGAGGCGAGATGCAGCATCAGGTCTGTGCCTGTGGTGATGCCGGCGCTT
Coding sequences within it:
- a CDS encoding LysR family transcriptional regulator, which gives rise to MNRTQLSQLAVFAAVAAHRSFRAAGKELSIAPSAVSHAVSSLEESLGVRLLARTTRSVLPTEEGQALLQRLAPALEEIDIALEDTLATRGRPAGTLRITAPRFASDLLMAPRLGDFLNTYPDITLEIANEDGFSNIVKDGYDAGIRLAESIEGDMIAVKVSPDIRTVIAGSPAYFEKNPKPQHPRDLVHHRCIKRRFTDGSLYRWEFEKDGRELVIAIDGPLIVIEDRLGVLAALNGAGLAYLFDIRVQQELAEGKLIRVLEDWCPPYPGFCIYYPSRRQMRPALRAFIDFFKYTGP
- a CDS encoding aldo/keto reductase, yielding MKTCRLGKDLTVSAVGLGCMGMSFAYGAADEAESVKTLHRAVDLGVTFFDTAEVYGPFTNEELLGRTLKPVRDRVVIATKFGFKLDHTKSGPAAMIGVDSRPEHVRQVAEASLKRLGTDVIDLFYQHRVDPNVPIEDTVGAMAELVKEGKVRALGLSEAGSATIRRAHAVHPIAALQSEYSLWSRDPEEDVLATCRELGIGFVPYSPLGRGFLTGAIRQTGDLADDDFRRSLPRFQSENFDANAVLVARLQTLAEEKGVTAAQLALAWVLHQGDDIVPIPGARKLHHLEQNSSAADIVLSPKEVKELGDIISPETVAGKRYTDASLAMTNI
- a CDS encoding GNAT family N-acetyltransferase, which gives rise to MTVTIRDARPEDEARWRALWDGYLAFYGVTIAPDITDATWRRVFDPASAIFMRVAEVGGEVKGFTLCITHEGTWVRAPDCYLEDLFVDESARGRGVGRALLNDLVALCKKNGWARLYWHTEEGNATARKLYDTYVESDGHIRYRVII
- a CDS encoding aldo/keto reductase codes for the protein MDMRKLGRTDLFVAPIVFGGNVFGWTADEKTSYALLDAFFDAGFNTIDTADVYSRWVPGNKGGDSEEIIGKWLKQGRVSRDKAVIITKVGSDMGPGKKGLKADYIIEAAEASLKRLQTDHIDLYLSHWPDPETPHEESLAAYAKLKEQGKIRHVGCSNLDATQLQASLDAAAKAGLPHYDVLQPEYNLYARDSFEGPLADLCVKEDIGVITYFSLAAGFLTGKYRTKADTEGRARENRVAAYLDDKGLRILAALDKVAAETGAKPAEIALAWLLRKRGVTAPIASATSLSQLDALINSAKLSLSDDAMRLLDAAGE